A genomic window from Carassius auratus strain Wakin chromosome 45, ASM336829v1, whole genome shotgun sequence includes:
- the LOC113063366 gene encoding homeobox protein SIX6-like — protein sequence MFQLPILNFSPQQVAGVCETLEESGDIERLGRFLWSLPVAPAACEVLNRNESVLRARAIVAFHTGNFRDLYHILENHKFTKESHSKLQALWLESHYQEAEKLRGRPLGPVDKYRVRKKFPLPKTIWDGEQKTHCFKERTRHLLREWYLQDPYPNPSKKRELAQATGLTPTQVGNWFKNRRQRDRAAAAKNRFQQQVLSNGSVRSLTGEDGAVDRLGNASSPEASLSSKAAASAISITSSDSECDI from the exons ATGTTTCAGTTGCCAATTTTGAATTTCAGTCCCCAGCAGGTAGCGGGGGTATGCGAGACTTTGGAAGAGAGCGGAGACATCGAGCGTCTCGGCAGATTCCTGTGGTCGCTGCCCGTGGCACCCGCTGCCTGCGAGGTGCTCAACAGAAATGAATCTGTGCTGCGAGCTCGGGCTATCGTAGCCTTCCACACCGGGAATTTCCGCGATCTTTACCACATTCTGGAGAACCACAAGTTCACCAAAGAGTCTCATTCCAAACTGCAAGCACTTTGGCTGGAGTCACACTACCAGGAGGCAGAGAAGCTCCGAGGCCGCCCGCTAGGACCAGTGGACAAATATCGGGTACGGAAGAAGTTCCCTCTGCCTAAAACAATTTGGGATGGAGAACAAAAGACGCACTGCTTTAAAGAAAGGACCCGGCATTTACTTCGAGAATGGTACCTCCAGGATCCTTATCCGAATCCGAGTAAAAAGAGAGAGCTTGCACAAGCTACGGGACTCACTCCCACTCAAGTGGGGAATTGGTTTAAAAATCGAAGACAAAGGGACAGAGCCGCAGCCGCTAAAAACAG gtTCCAGCAGCAGGTGTTGTCTAATGGCTCGGTTCGGTCCCTAACTGGAGAGGATGGTGCTGTAGACCGACTGGGGAACGCGTCGAGCCCAGAAGCGAGCCTGTCGAGCAAAGCCGCTGCGTCGGCCATCTCCATCACTTCAAGTGACAGCGAATGTGACATCTAA